From candidate division TA06 bacterium B3_TA06, a single genomic window includes:
- a CDS encoding excinuclease ABC subunit A — protein sequence MEQDIFIKGAREHNLKNIDVSIPRNKLVVITGISGSGKSSLAFDTLYAEGQRRYMESLSTYARQFMGVMQKPDVDFIEGLSPAIAIEPRTAARNPRSTVATVTEIYDYLRVLFARVGKPYCPNCNVPISKMSTDQIIDALLAYPDKTKLVILAPKIRGRKGEYRDLWGKLARKGFVRARVDGEIIELDSPPILEKYKQHTIEVVIDRIVLKPNIRKRLADSVELALSEGEGLCTVLIDGKNERIFSQSLACTQCGFSYPELSPRLFSFNSPYGACPVCHGLGTKMEIDPDRLIANPRLSILEGTLTPWGEPQGWALALLRSVAKHYKFDLAAPWAELSEETRNIVLYGSPASVEVKYVGRSGHRYEGYERFEGIANNLMRLHRETESDYRRRYIEGFMSILPCPKCGGDRLKPEALSVRIGEANIREITRFSVREATEFFANLKLSKHNRTIVKEVIKEISERLRFLVEVGVAYLTLDRTADTLAGGEEQRVRLATQIGSRLVGVIYILDEPTIGLHPRDNRRLLSTLAKLRDLGNTVVVVEHDRDTIESADHVIDLGPGAGAAGGRIVAQGTPEEIKSSKRSLTGRYLTGKCKIEVPSHRRSPNLDKLVVKGARHNNLKNMDVEFPLGLFICVTGVSGSGKSSLVADILYRALARRFYRSRSKPGAHDRIEGLEYIDKVINIDQSPIGRTPRSNPATYTQAFGPIRELFAKTKEARIRGYKPGRFSFNVRGGRCERCSGEGTLRIEMHFLPDVYVPCEVCRSKRYNRETMEVRFKGRNIAEVLDMTVDEALEFFRDIPPVARKLRLLKDVGLGYIKLGQSAPSLSGGEAQRIKLAKELSKIPKGHTVYLLDEPTTGLHFEDVKMLLSVLQRLVEKRNTVIVIEHNPDVIKCADWIIDLGPEGGDEGGHIVAQGPPEKIAKSAKSYTGRFLKGIL from the coding sequence ATGGAACAGGATATCTTCATCAAGGGTGCGCGGGAACATAACTTAAAGAACATAGACGTAAGTATCCCGCGTAACAAACTCGTAGTGATCACCGGGATCTCGGGTTCGGGCAAGTCATCCCTTGCCTTCGACACCCTTTATGCCGAGGGTCAGCGTCGCTACATGGAGTCCTTATCGACCTACGCCCGCCAGTTCATGGGTGTGATGCAGAAGCCGGACGTGGACTTCATCGAGGGGCTTTCACCGGCGATAGCCATCGAGCCGCGCACCGCGGCTCGCAATCCCCGCTCAACCGTGGCAACCGTAACTGAGATCTACGACTACCTGCGTGTGCTGTTTGCACGCGTAGGCAAACCTTACTGTCCCAACTGTAACGTACCCATATCCAAGATGAGCACCGACCAGATAATCGATGCACTCCTTGCCTATCCTGATAAGACAAAGCTGGTGATCCTTGCTCCCAAGATTCGAGGGAGAAAGGGGGAGTATCGGGATCTTTGGGGTAAGCTGGCGCGCAAGGGTTTCGTGCGGGCACGGGTGGATGGAGAAATAATTGAACTGGATAGTCCGCCTATCCTTGAGAAGTACAAACAGCACACCATCGAGGTGGTGATAGACAGGATAGTGCTAAAACCCAACATCCGAAAGAGGCTGGCCGACTCGGTAGAACTGGCTCTATCCGAGGGTGAGGGGCTTTGCACAGTGCTTATAGACGGAAAGAATGAACGCATCTTCAGCCAGTCATTAGCGTGCACCCAATGCGGATTTTCCTATCCTGAGCTCTCACCCCGGCTTTTCTCGTTCAACTCTCCTTACGGGGCCTGCCCTGTATGCCACGGATTGGGAACAAAGATGGAGATCGATCCTGACAGGCTTATCGCCAACCCCAGGCTTTCCATACTTGAGGGCACGCTTACGCCCTGGGGTGAACCACAGGGGTGGGCATTGGCCCTGCTCAGGTCGGTCGCAAAACACTACAAATTCGATCTTGCCGCGCCCTGGGCCGAGCTGTCAGAAGAGACACGTAACATAGTGCTATACGGCTCTCCCGCCTCGGTTGAGGTCAAATACGTGGGTCGCTCAGGCCATCGTTATGAGGGCTACGAACGCTTCGAGGGTATCGCCAACAACCTGATGCGGTTGCACAGGGAGACTGAATCAGACTACCGCAGGCGGTATATCGAGGGGTTTATGTCCATCCTGCCCTGTCCAAAGTGTGGGGGCGACCGTCTCAAACCCGAGGCGCTCTCTGTACGAATCGGTGAGGCAAACATCCGCGAGATAACCAGGTTCTCGGTACGCGAGGCGACCGAGTTCTTTGCAAATCTCAAGCTCTCAAAACACAATCGCACCATCGTCAAGGAGGTCATCAAGGAGATCTCCGAACGCCTTCGCTTCCTGGTTGAGGTAGGTGTTGCCTACCTTACTCTGGATCGAACCGCGGATACCCTGGCAGGCGGCGAGGAGCAGCGTGTTCGCCTTGCCACCCAGATCGGCTCAAGGCTTGTGGGCGTAATCTACATACTCGATGAACCGACCATCGGTCTGCATCCAAGGGATAACAGGCGACTGCTGTCCACGCTCGCTAAGCTGCGTGATCTTGGAAACACGGTAGTCGTTGTTGAACACGACAGGGATACGATAGAGTCGGCAGATCACGTGATAGATCTTGGTCCGGGTGCGGGTGCCGCGGGTGGGCGGATCGTAGCGCAGGGCACTCCTGAGGAAATCAAATCCTCTAAACGTTCCCTTACAGGTCGCTACCTTACCGGTAAGTGTAAGATAGAGGTTCCATCCCACAGACGTTCCCCAAATCTCGATAAACTGGTGGTAAAAGGAGCGCGCCACAACAACCTCAAGAACATGGACGTAGAGTTTCCGCTTGGCCTCTTTATCTGCGTCACCGGCGTATCAGGATCCGGCAAGTCCTCCCTGGTCGCCGATATCCTCTACAGGGCGCTTGCCCGCCGCTTCTACCGCTCCCGCTCCAAGCCAGGGGCTCACGACCGCATTGAAGGTCTTGAGTATATAGATAAGGTCATTAACATCGACCAGTCGCCCATAGGCCGCACCCCGCGTTCTAATCCGGCCACCTACACCCAGGCGTTCGGCCCGATCCGTGAGCTCTTTGCCAAGACCAAGGAGGCGCGCATCCGCGGGTACAAGCCGGGCCGGTTCAGCTTTAATGTTCGAGGAGGTCGCTGTGAACGCTGCTCAGGCGAGGGCACATTAAGGATCGAGATGCATTTCTTGCCAGATGTTTATGTTCCATGCGAGGTCTGTCGCAGCAAGCGCTACAACCGCGAGACCATGGAGGTGCGCTTCAAGGGCCGAAATATCGCGGAGGTGCTTGATATGACCGTGGATGAGGCGCTTGAGTTCTTCCGAGACATCCCCCCAGTGGCTCGTAAGCTGCGACTTCTCAAGGACGTGGGCTTAGGATATATAAAGCTCGGGCAGTCCGCTCCGTCGCTTTCAGGAGGTGAGGCGCAGCGTATCAAGCTGGCAAAGGAACTGTCAAAAATCCCAAAGGGACATACGGTCTACCTCCTGGATGAGCCTACTACCGGGCTCCATTTTGAGGACGTAAAGATGCTTCTTTCGGTTCTGCAGCGCCTGGTGGAGAAACGCAACACGGTGATAGTGATTGAACACAATCCAGATGTGATCAAGTGTGCGGACTGGATAATAGACCTGGGGCCTGAGGGTGGTGATGAAGGCGGCCACATAGTGGCCCAGGGCCCGCCTGAGAAGATCGCAAAATCCGCAAAATCCTACACCGGTCGGTTCCTTAAGGGGATATTGTGA
- a CDS encoding thymidylate synthase (FAD), with amino-acid sequence MEVILAGFNLDTDTIRNLKEGKKDVPLTPETISAAYARISRSPKRVDELRKQAREEVERTRRSNRTIIFEMGHHSVAEHACFNFDVIGISRLAVEALQGFRLASYTEKSQRYITLSDDFVLPEEIVELGKEKGFRETIAAQNELYHSLFEDLKAYHAEHDPVLAENKRDSANRAKEDARYVAALATQSQLGMTVNARELELMVRRFASHRLAELRELGGKLYDEARRIAPSLLLFCEPNRFDQETYPALAGFEKKLESENPPQADVTLIESTEDADLRLLAALLHRVSSASFESCRQAVEKMTDQQRLDLIKIAFERAELYDSMLREFEHVVLTYEVICSASCFAQLKRHRMASISAQSYDPELGFTVPEPIEEIGRADEFKHIMERSLTLYHEIAQDDLNAAPYILTNAHRRRMLITLNARELYHFSRLRSDSHAQAEIQGISNQMVHLGNMVMPLALLLAGGKDAYSEMYARIFGHPPKVIEAELPGERTIDP; translated from the coding sequence ATGGAAGTAATCCTTGCCGGGTTCAACCTGGATACCGATACGATCAGGAACCTCAAAGAGGGCAAGAAGGACGTACCGCTGACACCAGAGACCATTTCCGCGGCATACGCTCGGATCAGCCGATCACCCAAAAGGGTGGACGAGTTAAGGAAGCAGGCCAGGGAAGAAGTCGAACGCACGCGCCGCTCAAATAGAACCATCATCTTCGAGATGGGTCACCACTCGGTGGCCGAGCACGCCTGCTTCAACTTCGACGTGATCGGTATCTCGAGACTGGCGGTGGAGGCCTTGCAGGGCTTTCGACTAGCGTCGTATACGGAGAAGTCACAGCGCTACATCACGTTGAGCGACGACTTCGTATTACCCGAAGAGATTGTGGAACTGGGCAAGGAGAAGGGGTTCCGCGAGACCATTGCCGCTCAGAATGAACTTTACCATTCCCTGTTTGAGGACTTAAAGGCATATCACGCAGAGCACGATCCTGTTTTAGCCGAGAACAAACGTGATTCAGCCAATCGCGCCAAGGAGGACGCCCGCTACGTGGCCGCTCTGGCTACCCAGAGCCAGCTTGGGATGACCGTCAATGCCCGCGAGCTCGAGCTTATGGTTCGTCGCTTTGCATCCCATCGTCTGGCTGAGCTAAGGGAGCTTGGAGGCAAGTTGTACGATGAGGCCAGGCGCATAGCGCCATCGCTTCTTCTATTCTGCGAACCCAATCGGTTCGATCAGGAGACATATCCCGCTTTGGCCGGGTTCGAAAAAAAACTTGAGTCCGAGAATCCTCCTCAAGCCGATGTGACACTTATCGAATCAACGGAAGACGCCGACCTCAGACTACTTGCCGCTCTTCTGCACCGAGTCAGCTCGGCCTCCTTCGAGTCATGCAGGCAGGCTGTCGAGAAGATGACAGACCAACAGCGGTTGGATTTAATAAAGATTGCTTTTGAGAGAGCCGAATTGTATGATTCGATGCTGCGTGAGTTCGAACACGTGGTTCTGACCTACGAGGTGATCTGCTCGGCATCCTGCTTTGCCCAGCTCAAGCGGCACCGGATGGCCTCCATCTCTGCCCAGTCTTACGACCCGGAGCTCGGATTCACCGTTCCTGAACCTATCGAGGAGATCGGCCGTGCCGATGAGTTCAAGCACATCATGGAACGAAGCCTTACACTTTATCATGAGATAGCGCAAGATGATCTAAACGCCGCCCCATATATCCTTACCAATGCTCACCGCAGAAGGATGCTTATCACATTAAACGCTCGAGAACTCTACCACTTCTCAAGGCTGCGGTCGGATTCTCATGCACAGGCCGAGATTCAGGGGATCTCTAACCAGATGGTCCATCTGGGTAATATGGTTATGCCTCTGGCCCTCCTGCTTGCCGGTGGCAAGGACGCATATTCTGAAATGTATGCTAGGATTTTTGGACATCCCCCCAAGGTCATCGAGGCCGAACTCCCCGGCGAGCGGACCATAGACCCGTAA
- a CDS encoding histidinol-phosphate transaminase, which produces MDHKGLTYKTTPKTAFVKPHELDTNSLTCIVREKNNYPEVSVLKTRPSLERIQPYKPGKPIEQLVREYGITGEIIKLASNENPLGPSPNALAALSHALTEVHLYPDNSCYALINRLSEIHETPPDYITVGNGSVEIILQAALACLEPNDETIMSEVSFIMYPIATHIAGAVPVKIPVKDYKHDLEAILAAITDKTKIIFIDNPNNPLGSVISRSQMDAFIERVPDHVLVVLDEAYYEYIGSMDYPRSLHYVHAGRNVLVLRTFSKIYGLAGLRVGYGFANPEIIHATSKVRLPFSVNRPAQIAALAALDDEKHVDESRALNEKGKMYLAKEFERLGLEYIPPYGNFVFVRFPCETGPIYKALEHRGIIVRPVGDKNALRITIGTPEQNKRLIASLEKILKGKDP; this is translated from the coding sequence ATGGACCACAAAGGGTTAACGTATAAAACTACTCCCAAAACAGCATTTGTCAAGCCCCATGAACTTGACACCAACAGTTTAACCTGTATAGTCAGGGAAAAGAATAACTACCCGGAGGTCTCAGTGCTCAAGACTCGCCCCTCGCTCGAACGCATCCAGCCCTATAAGCCGGGCAAGCCGATCGAGCAACTGGTACGGGAGTACGGGATCACAGGGGAGATCATAAAACTCGCTTCGAATGAGAACCCTCTTGGCCCCTCCCCAAACGCGCTCGCTGCCCTTTCACATGCATTGACTGAAGTTCATTTATACCCTGATAACTCCTGTTATGCACTCATTAACCGCCTCTCCGAAATCCACGAGACCCCGCCGGATTATATCACCGTGGGCAACGGTTCGGTGGAGATCATCCTCCAGGCGGCACTTGCCTGCCTTGAACCGAATGACGAAACCATCATGAGTGAGGTAAGCTTCATCATGTACCCTATCGCCACTCACATCGCAGGGGCGGTGCCGGTTAAGATACCCGTAAAGGATTACAAGCACGACCTGGAGGCGATACTTGCAGCTATTACGGATAAAACGAAGATCATCTTCATAGATAACCCTAACAACCCGCTTGGCTCGGTTATCTCGCGCAGCCAGATGGATGCCTTCATCGAGCGCGTGCCTGATCATGTGCTCGTGGTCCTTGATGAAGCTTATTATGAGTACATCGGCAGCATGGACTACCCCCGGTCTCTCCACTACGTCCACGCGGGCCGCAACGTTCTGGTGCTGCGCACCTTCTCGAAGATATACGGGCTTGCCGGGCTCCGAGTCGGCTACGGCTTCGCAAATCCTGAGATCATCCATGCAACCTCAAAGGTTCGCTTGCCCTTCTCGGTCAACCGTCCGGCTCAGATAGCGGCTCTGGCGGCGTTGGATGATGAGAAACACGTGGACGAAAGCCGGGCGCTCAACGAAAAAGGCAAGATGTATCTGGCCAAGGAGTTTGAACGGCTGGGGCTCGAGTATATCCCACCTTACGGGAACTTTGTCTTCGTGCGCTTTCCATGCGAGACCGGACCCATCTACAAGGCGCTTGAGCATCGTGGGATCATCGTGAGACCAGTCGGAGATAAGAATGCATTGCGCATCACCATCGGCACACCCGAGCAGAACAAGCGTTTGATCGCATCCTTGGAGAAGATTCTAAAAGGCAAAGACCCGTAA
- a CDS encoding gamma carbonic anhydrase family protein: protein MHDSRKPGIVAKRCFIAAGAHLIGQVELDELSSVWYNAVLRGDINYIKIGRETNIQDNCVLHVTHELPLIVGDRVTIGHGAIVHGCVIADDCLIGMGAIVLDGATIGKGSVIAAGAVVRERMEVPPHSLVVGVPGVIKRTLDPSTIEMIREAGRSYVELTKERLANTLR, encoded by the coding sequence ATGCATGATTCCCGAAAACCCGGTATAGTAGCGAAGCGCTGCTTTATAGCAGCGGGTGCCCACCTTATAGGTCAAGTCGAGTTGGACGAGCTCTCCAGCGTATGGTACAACGCCGTCCTGCGAGGGGATATCAATTACATCAAGATCGGACGTGAAACAAACATCCAGGATAACTGCGTGCTGCACGTTACCCATGAACTGCCGTTGATAGTAGGAGATCGCGTTACCATAGGTCACGGTGCTATCGTTCATGGCTGCGTGATAGCCGACGACTGCCTCATCGGCATGGGAGCTATTGTATTGGACGGTGCAACGATCGGAAAGGGTTCGGTTATTGCGGCCGGTGCCGTGGTCCGCGAGCGGATGGAAGTTCCACCGCACAGTCTGGTAGTTGGGGTCCCCGGGGTCATCAAACGCACACTTGATCCGTCTACTATAGAGATGATTCGCGAGGCAGGACGTTCCTACGTAGAGCTTACCAAAGAACGCCTGGCTAACACTCTAAGATGA
- a CDS encoding bifunctional pyr operon transcriptional regulator/uracil phosphoribosyltransferase encodes MPERCVADAVEINRMIIRIATQIIERNKGVENLALVGIVRRGDALARRLAAELKHLEGLDVPVGAIDITLYRDDLQLAAEMPIVQATSIPFDVTGKIIVLVDDVLYTGRTVRAALTELLDFGRPKIVQLAVLVDRIHRELPIGGDFIGRKIPASTNEIVDVFLKETDGREGIFIKKKEPEEG; translated from the coding sequence ATGCCTGAGCGCTGTGTAGCCGACGCGGTCGAAATAAACCGGATGATCATCCGCATCGCTACTCAGATAATCGAACGCAACAAAGGGGTCGAGAATCTTGCGCTTGTGGGTATCGTTCGGCGAGGAGACGCGCTGGCTCGACGCCTGGCCGCCGAACTTAAGCACCTGGAGGGACTCGATGTCCCTGTGGGAGCAATAGATATAACCCTTTACCGGGACGATCTTCAGCTTGCAGCTGAGATGCCCATAGTCCAGGCGACATCAATACCTTTCGATGTAACGGGCAAGATTATCGTGCTCGTAGACGACGTGCTCTACACCGGGCGCACGGTAAGGGCGGCCTTAACCGAGCTCCTTGACTTTGGAAGACCCAAAATAGTCCAGCTGGCTGTATTGGTCGATCGCATCCACCGGGAGCTACCAATAGGAGGGGATTTCATCGGCCGCAAGATACCCGCTTCAACGAATGAGATAGTAGACGTATTCCTTAAAGAAACCGATGGACGAGAGGGCATATTTATTAAGAAAAAAGAACCAGAGGAGGGATAG
- a CDS encoding DNA-binding response regulator: protein MAEKIRVLLIDDHTVVRKGIRALLEQEKDIEVVGEAEDGLKGVQACIEYAPDVVILDMALPLLSGVEVARKIREKLPETRILILSMYDDEEYIMDSFKVGVSGYILKDVVVSDLVAALRSVYRGSTFLSPSVSEKLRRQLQEGPPRSSRYGPAKLTARERQILKLIADGYTSRQISEILKISFKTVQTHRAHIMEKLGVHSTAELTRYAVTKGIV from the coding sequence ATGGCGGAAAAGATTAGAGTACTCTTGATTGACGATCATACCGTGGTTCGCAAGGGTATCCGTGCCCTTCTTGAGCAGGAGAAAGACATAGAGGTGGTAGGGGAGGCTGAGGATGGACTGAAGGGCGTCCAGGCTTGCATAGAGTATGCGCCGGACGTGGTGATTCTTGATATGGCATTGCCCCTGCTTTCCGGTGTGGAGGTGGCCCGCAAGATCCGCGAGAAGCTTCCCGAAACCCGCATACTTATCCTCTCCATGTATGATGATGAGGAGTATATTATGGATTCCTTCAAGGTGGGGGTATCGGGATATATACTCAAGGATGTGGTAGTATCCGATCTTGTAGCTGCTCTGCGCAGCGTTTACCGTGGATCTACCTTCCTTTCACCCTCTGTATCGGAGAAGCTGCGTCGCCAGCTCCAGGAGGGACCTCCTCGTTCCTCTCGTTATGGCCCTGCCAAGCTTACGGCAAGGGAGCGCCAGATTCTCAAGCTTATAGCAGACGGATATACCAGCCGACAGATCTCCGAGATTCTTAAGATCAGCTTTAAGACGGTTCAGACGCACCGGGCTCACATCATGGAGAAGCTGGGTGTTCACTCTACGGCTGAACTGACCCGGTATGCTGTTACCAAGGGGATCGTCTAG
- a CDS encoding cell surface protein, with protein MKSSDKVRHQTRRVCLLLLSFVFFLSCGIPVGPEGALKWRYQTGDYVTSSPAVGADGTVYVGSLDNYLYAIKPNGSLKWRYQTVSEVWSSPAIGSDGIIYVGSWNYLYAINPDGSLKWQYQICQTEDWVLSSPAIGTDGTIYVGSRDNYLYAINPDGSLKWRYQTGDYVCSSPAIDTYGTIYVGSRDNYLYAINPDGSLKWQYQTGDWVHYSSPAIGEDGTVYVGSCDDYLYAINPDGSLKWQYQTGSMVRSSPAIGEDGTVYVGSEDTYLYAINPDGSLKWRYETDHIVHSSPAIGTNGTIYVGSDDDYLYAINPDGSLKWRYQTGDYVTSSPAIGTDGTIYVGSYDYYLYAIYSSSQGLAPSPWPKFHHDNMNTGRVGGP; from the coding sequence ATGAAATCATCAGACAAGGTCAGGCATCAAACGCGGAGAGTCTGTCTTCTTCTACTATCTTTCGTGTTCTTTCTGTCCTGTGGAATCCCGGTCGGCCCGGAAGGCGCTCTTAAGTGGCGGTATCAGACCGGGGATTATGTGACCTCTTCCCCTGCCGTCGGTGCGGACGGCACGGTATACGTGGGGTCTCTTGACAACTACCTTTACGCAATCAAGCCGAACGGCTCCCTTAAATGGCGTTACCAGACCGTGTCTGAGGTGTGGTCTTCACCGGCCATCGGCTCTGACGGTATCATTTACGTGGGGTCTTGGAACTACCTTTACGCCATCAACCCTGATGGCTCCCTAAAATGGCAATATCAGATCTGTCAGACCGAGGATTGGGTGTTGTCTTCCCCGGCTATCGGCACGGACGGCACCATATACGTGGGGTCAAGGGACAACTACCTTTACGCAATCAACCCTGACGGCTCCCTAAAATGGCGCTACCAGACCGGGGATTATGTATGCTCTTCCCCTGCCATCGACACGTACGGCACCATATACGTGGGGTCAAGGGACAACTACCTTTACGCAATCAACCCTGACGGCTCCCTAAAATGGCAATACCAGACCGGGGATTGGGTGCACTACTCTTCCCCTGCCATTGGCGAAGACGGTACCGTATACGTGGGGTCTTGTGACGACTACCTTTACGCAATCAACCCTGACGGCTCCCTAAAATGGCAATACCAGACCGGGAGTATGGTGCGCTCTTCCCCTGCCATTGGCGAAGACGGTACCGTATACGTGGGGTCAGAGGACACCTACCTTTACGCCATCAACCCTGACGGTAGTCTCAAGTGGAGATACGAGACGGATCATATTGTGCACTCTTCCCCGGCCATCGGCACGAACGGCACCATATACGTAGGGTCAGATGATGATTACCTTTACGCAATCAACCCTGACGGTAGCCTCAAGTGGCGGTATCAGACCGGGGATTATGTGACCTCTTCCCCTGCCATCGGCACGGACGGCACCATATACGTGGGGTCTTATGACTACTATCTCTACGCAATCTACAGTTCCTCTCAGGGGCTTGCCCCATCCCCGTGGCCGAAGTTCCACCACGATAACATGAACACCGGAAGGGTAGGAGGACCGTAA
- the sppA gene encoding signal peptide peptidase SppA produces the protein MGRFILKKLPFLMFSAVFVLGCKGGLGLVEIEGPIVSSEEIVKDLKRFEENPAIKGVLVVVNSPGGGVGASQEICEAIKRLKKADKKVVVSMSSIAASGGYYVSAPADRIVALPGTLTGSIGVILNFPVYEELLDKVGIQLYTVKSREHKDIGSGFRQPTEQDTLLLKVMIDDVYDQFLEEVVAGRGLPFDSVYAIADGRIITGRQAYFYGLVDTLGTRDDAHRILAELCGLEGTPKLAKIPKRKSFLERFLESKFNQLFQPSLRYELDLR, from the coding sequence ATGGGCCGTTTTATCCTGAAAAAACTCCCTTTTTTGATGTTTTCCGCGGTGTTTGTCTTAGGGTGTAAGGGCGGGCTGGGGCTTGTGGAGATAGAAGGTCCCATTGTTTCCTCGGAAGAGATCGTCAAGGACCTTAAGCGCTTCGAAGAAAACCCTGCAATAAAGGGCGTGCTTGTGGTGGTCAACTCACCAGGCGGAGGCGTGGGGGCAAGCCAGGAGATCTGCGAAGCCATTAAGCGTCTCAAGAAAGCCGACAAAAAGGTCGTGGTATCCATGTCCTCGATTGCGGCATCTGGCGGTTACTACGTCTCAGCACCCGCCGACAGAATAGTGGCCCTGCCAGGCACGCTCACCGGCTCCATCGGGGTGATACTGAACTTTCCCGTCTACGAGGAGCTCTTGGACAAGGTGGGTATTCAGCTCTATACCGTTAAGTCGCGCGAGCACAAGGACATAGGTTCGGGGTTCCGGCAGCCCACCGAGCAGGACACGCTTCTTTTGAAGGTAATGATAGACGACGTCTACGATCAGTTTCTGGAAGAGGTTGTGGCCGGACGCGGTCTGCCGTTTGACAGTGTTTATGCAATCGCCGACGGCAGGATCATCACAGGGCGTCAGGCATACTTCTACGGCCTGGTAGATACGCTGGGCACGCGTGATGACGCCCACCGGATACTGGCTGAACTCTGCGGCCTGGAGGGCACGCCCAAACTTGCCAAGATTCCAAAGAGGAAATCGTTCCTCGAGAGGTTTCTGGAATCTAAGTTCAATCAGCTTTTCCAGCCCTCACTACGATACGAACTCGATTTGAGGTAG